One Pleurocapsa sp. PCC 7327 DNA segment encodes these proteins:
- a CDS encoding DEAD/DEAH box helicase, whose product MGREKHQASIHPQEKKAEAKSDTLDIFNLRDEVISDYRRYLESFLKIRDRKVREFVASELDQGQLWKDPLIQINPAYKRSADIDTLVSEGILHPDCRSYFPNFNFYHHQESAFRCARQNQPYVLTTGTGSGKSLSYVVPIVDDLLRNPNLKGVRTILVYPMNESAAVPKFASLKLGKDSTDV is encoded by the coding sequence TTGGGAAGAGAAAAACACCAAGCAAGCATCCACCCTCAAGAGAAAAAAGCCGAAGCCAAAAGCGATACGCTAGATATATTCAACCTCCGAGACGAAGTAATTAGCGACTACCGCCGCTACCTCGAAAGTTTTCTCAAAATTCGCGATCGCAAAGTCAGAGAGTTTGTCGCCAGCGAACTCGACCAAGGGCAACTGTGGAAAGATCCCCTCATCCAAATCAATCCCGCCTACAAACGGAGTGCCGATATCGATACTCTCGTTTCTGAAGGAATCCTGCATCCCGATTGCCGATCTTATTTTCCTAATTTTAATTTCTATCATCATCAAGAAAGTGCCTTTCGCTGCGCCCGACAGAATCAACCTTATGTACTAACCACAGGAACGGGTTCGGGCAAAAGCTTGAGTTACGTCGTTCCCATCGTTGACGACTTGCTGCGAAACCCAAACCTTAAAGGCGTGAGAACAATCTTGGTTTACCCCATGAACGAGAGTGCGGCAGTCCCCAAATTCGCTTCGCTGAAATTGGGGAAGGATAGCACGGATGTGTAG
- a CDS encoding 3'-5' exonuclease has translation MQEVYYVKTYGKTVFASEEQCLDCLAIALKTVEIPAKNVFDRQVRCQSLEKLGLTYLLQEILEIIESRGLNSLEDYQNTSRNGRGIPLKANLREAIWAAYQTWTDLMEKNGALTWEQLRRKALAVVSCSDFTPPYQAVIIDEAQDLSPVALRFLLSLIPSVDSVYLTADASQSLYQKGFSWKQIHADLKVAGRTLLLKRNYRNTQQISAACAQILAGTEAGDEDCVRQYPSPHHGDLPLVWQGDDEREEILKIRDFFITCAKRYRLPLHGSAILCPSIQGAKQYAQRLTQLGLKAKFVGSKEIDLRAPYIKTMTLHSAKGLEFPFVVVGLSESTFPQIEENLPPQEIAIALNAQRRLFYVGCSRAMRALMVSGTKTSCQFLEHLDENYWQLARTKGDRQK, from the coding sequence TTGCAGGAGGTCTACTATGTCAAAACCTATGGAAAGACGGTTTTTGCCAGCGAAGAGCAATGTTTGGATTGTTTGGCGATCGCGCTCAAAACCGTAGAAATTCCCGCTAAAAACGTTTTCGATCGGCAAGTTCGCTGCCAAAGTTTAGAAAAATTAGGACTTACCTATCTCCTACAAGAAATTTTAGAAATTATCGAATCGAGAGGGCTTAACAGTTTAGAAGATTATCAAAACACCTCTCGCAACGGACGGGGCATTCCACTCAAAGCCAACCTCCGCGAAGCCATTTGGGCAGCCTATCAAACCTGGACTGATTTGATGGAAAAAAACGGCGCGCTGACTTGGGAACAACTGCGCCGAAAAGCTTTGGCTGTCGTCTCTTGTTCTGATTTTACACCGCCTTACCAAGCTGTCATTATCGATGAGGCACAAGATCTCTCTCCTGTTGCCTTGCGATTTCTTTTATCTCTAATCCCCTCGGTTGACAGCGTATATTTGACGGCTGACGCTTCTCAATCGCTTTATCAAAAAGGGTTTAGCTGGAAGCAAATCCACGCCGACTTGAAAGTTGCCGGACGCACTCTCTTACTCAAACGCAACTATCGCAATACCCAACAGATTAGCGCTGCCTGCGCTCAAATCCTAGCAGGTACAGAAGCGGGGGATGAAGACTGCGTTCGCCAATATCCCTCGCCCCACCACGGCGATTTGCCTTTAGTTTGGCAAGGAGACGACGAACGAGAAGAAATCTTGAAAATTCGCGACTTTTTTATTACCTGTGCCAAAAGATATCGCTTGCCCCTACACGGCAGCGCGATTCTATGTCCCAGTATTCAAGGAGCAAAACAATATGCCCAAAGACTAACCCAGCTAGGACTCAAAGCCAAGTTTGTCGGGAGCAAGGAAATCGACCTGAGAGCGCCTTATATTAAGACAATGACGCTACATTCGGCAAAAGGGTTGGAATTTCCTTTTGTCGTCGTCGGACTATCGGAAAGTACGTTTCCACAAATAGAGGAGAATCTGCCGCCCCAAGAAATCGCGATCGCGCTCAATGCCCAGCGCCGTCTCTTCTACGTCGGTTGTTCTCGCGCCATGCGCGCTTTGATGGTTTCTGGGACGAAAACGAGTTGTCAGTTTTTAGAACATCTCGACGAAAATTATTGGCAATTGGCTCGAACAAAGGGAGATAGGCAGAAATAA
- a CDS encoding UvrD-helicase domain-containing protein, producing MTARAVLVTDTFLNELLNLPHAISKKVAGKIKILEKDPISAQGDAKKLKGYKQNVYRVRLGDYRLFYSFGDGWVKLLSIRKRDDRTYETKVPAFALPVASPRAIENWEDSTASNSIPTSSPIASRPLPFILTQEQLQQWQIPQQHWDDLCRVKTEDDLIALAIPDKILSRILDNLFPRPIEEIQNQPEYLLAQPEDLDRFFSGDISAFLLKLDPEQEKLLSFGSNGSTLVKGGPGTGKSTLALYRVKTLLEWGIKPILFTTYTNALVTYSQQLLEQLLGNSPEAMGVEVATVDSLVYKY from the coding sequence ATGACAGCCAGGGCTGTATTGGTTACTGATACCTTTCTCAACGAACTACTCAACCTGCCCCACGCCATTAGCAAAAAAGTGGCAGGAAAAATCAAAATTCTCGAAAAAGACCCAATTTCTGCCCAAGGGGACGCGAAAAAGCTCAAAGGATACAAACAAAACGTCTATCGCGTTCGTTTAGGCGACTATCGGCTTTTTTACAGCTTTGGAGATGGTTGGGTTAAGCTGTTAAGCATTCGCAAGCGGGACGATCGCACCTATGAAACCAAAGTTCCTGCCTTCGCTCTTCCCGTTGCCTCTCCTCGTGCGATCGAAAACTGGGAAGATTCTACTGCTTCCAACTCTATCCCAACTAGCTCGCCAATCGCCAGTCGCCCTCTTCCCTTTATCTTGACCCAAGAGCAACTTCAACAATGGCAAATACCCCAACAGCATTGGGACGATTTATGCCGAGTCAAAACTGAAGACGATTTAATTGCTTTAGCTATTCCCGATAAAATTCTCAGTCGCATCCTCGACAATCTCTTTCCCCGCCCCATTGAAGAGATTCAAAATCAACCCGAATATCTCCTGGCACAACCCGAAGACCTCGATCGCTTTTTCAGTGGCGATATCAGCGCTTTCCTGCTCAAACTCGACCCCGAACAAGAGAAATTGCTCTCTTTTGGCAGTAACGGTTCCACACTCGTCAAAGGCGGTCCCGGCACGGGAAAATCTACCCTCGCCCTCTATCGAGTGAAAACCTTGTTGGAATGGGGAATAAAACCCATTCTCTTTACCACCTACACCAATGCCCTGGTGACTTATTCCCAACAACTCCTCGAACAACTGTTGGGAAACTCTCCCGAAGCAATGGGCGTAGAAGTGGCGACAGTTGATTCGCTCGTTTATAAATACTAG
- a CDS encoding Uma2 family endonuclease, which produces MTAITLNFPPTARLSDEQFYQLCSANRDLRFERAATGELIIMPPTGGETSRQNSEIIIEYRIGQDKEVLDNPATLSGENVLLGFVLNLQAI; this is translated from the coding sequence ATGACAGCGATAACTCTAAATTTTCCACCTACGGCTCGACTTAGCGACGAACAATTTTATCAACTTTGTTCGGCAAATCGCGACCTCAGATTCGAGCGCGCCGCGACAGGAGAATTAATTATTATGCCGCCAACCGGAGGAGAAACCAGCCGCCAAAACTCAGAAATAATTATTGAATATCGTATCGGACAAGATAAAGAAGTTTTAGACAATCCTGCTACCTTATCGGGGGAAAATGTCTTGCTCGGTTTTGTTTTAAATTTGCAAGCCATCTGA
- a CDS encoding transposase: MVLRSSDSLLRELSFEASIPPHLAIAEFVKKIKGSSSHYWNQNLSADKLYWQEGYGGFSLGSKQLQQAVDYVKNQKIHHDQGTAIASLEIADH; the protein is encoded by the coding sequence ATGGTGTTAAGGTCGAGCGATTCTCTTTTAAGAGAATTAAGCTTTGAGGCTTCAATTCCTCCCCATTTAGCGATCGCAGAATTCGTTAAAAAAATTAAAGGTAGTAGTTCTCATTATTGGAATCAGAATTTATCGGCTGACAAGTTATACTGGCAAGAAGGATATGGGGGATTTTCTTTGGGGAGCAAACAGCTCCAACAAGCGGTTGATTATGTCAAAAATCAGAAGATTCATCACGATCAAGGAACTGCGATCGCGTCTTTAGAAATAGCAGACCATTGA
- a CDS encoding helicase-related protein: MSSPAAAIATLSRLSGKGAGADSLAGELDEELAATYVYNPTEQEMAIDVSPTVVVEQGQQSYGESQKRKLREFVKAAEQLKGSKDAKLQQLIALVKDLLKEGLNPIVWCRYIATANYVAQSLRDELEKKKGSNVRVIAITGGLSKDEREIRLDELKASPQRVMVATDCLSEGVNLQEHFTAAIHYDLPWNPNRLEQREGRIDRYGQPLPTVKCILLYGQDNPVDGAVLEVLIRKAVTIYRTLGITVPVPMDSATVQEAVFKSLFEKVPANCQLSLFDLLQDTQSPVATVHQNWDRAVEREKQNRTRFAQRSIKPEEVERELLESDRILGNDADVEQFVKQACDRLKAYLIKQKNGWYLPNIPHCLIPTLGNQPRLITFSHPAPEGVEYVGRNHPLVEGLARYLLEDALENRESPTAARCGVTVTDAVAVPTSILLLRLRYLLESNKHSTLLAEECLVVGFTGSPSQPQWLSDDEVLTLLQRVEPVDDLPLQRKRIAIERLLSHLPDLDSQLEQIAQTRSQSLLQSHRRVRAMTQEGQVRVKPQLPMDILGVYLFQPL; this comes from the coding sequence ATGTCATCTCCCGCCGCTGCGATCGCAACTTTATCTCGTCTGAGTGGCAAAGGTGCAGGTGCAGATTCTTTAGCTGGGGAGTTGGACGAGGAATTAGCAGCGACTTACGTTTACAATCCTACCGAGCAAGAAATGGCGATCGACGTGTCCCCCACTGTCGTTGTCGAACAAGGACAACAGAGTTATGGAGAATCCCAAAAACGGAAGTTAAGAGAATTTGTCAAAGCTGCCGAGCAACTAAAAGGAAGCAAAGATGCTAAATTACAACAGCTTATTGCTCTTGTTAAAGACTTACTCAAAGAAGGATTAAACCCGATTGTCTGGTGTCGCTACATTGCCACTGCTAACTACGTCGCCCAATCGCTTAGAGATGAACTAGAGAAGAAGAAAGGCAGCAACGTCCGAGTCATTGCCATTACTGGAGGACTTTCGAAAGACGAACGAGAAATCCGCTTGGATGAATTAAAAGCCTCTCCCCAACGGGTAATGGTAGCGACGGATTGCTTGAGCGAAGGGGTGAACCTACAAGAGCATTTTACCGCAGCCATTCACTACGATTTACCGTGGAATCCAAATCGTCTAGAACAACGAGAAGGACGGATCGATCGCTACGGTCAACCCTTGCCCACTGTCAAGTGCATCTTGCTCTACGGACAAGATAACCCCGTCGATGGGGCAGTATTGGAAGTCTTGATCCGCAAAGCCGTCACCATTTACCGCACGTTAGGAATTACTGTTCCCGTGCCGATGGATAGTGCCACGGTACAGGAAGCCGTCTTCAAGTCTTTATTTGAGAAAGTCCCCGCTAATTGTCAGCTAAGTCTGTTCGATTTGCTGCAAGATACTCAATCCCCTGTCGCTACCGTACATCAAAACTGGGACAGGGCAGTGGAGCGAGAGAAGCAAAACCGCACTCGCTTTGCCCAGCGATCGATTAAACCCGAAGAAGTCGAACGGGAATTACTCGAATCCGACCGGATTTTAGGTAATGATGCAGATGTAGAGCAGTTTGTCAAGCAAGCTTGCGATCGCTTGAAAGCTTACCTAATCAAACAGAAAAACGGCTGGTATTTGCCCAATATTCCTCATTGCTTAATTCCTACATTGGGAAATCAACCGCGTCTCATTACTTTTTCCCATCCCGCACCAGAAGGAGTTGAGTATGTAGGACGCAACCATCCGCTAGTAGAAGGATTGGCGCGGTATTTACTCGAAGACGCTTTAGAAAACCGGGAATCTCCGACGGCGGCGCGATGCGGAGTGACAGTCACCGATGCCGTAGCCGTACCAACCTCGATTCTCTTACTGCGCCTGCGGTACTTATTAGAAAGCAACAAGCATTCGACCTTACTAGCAGAGGAATGTTTAGTTGTGGGTTTTACGGGTTCGCCTTCTCAGCCTCAATGGTTATCCGACGATGAAGTTTTAACACTTCTGCAACGAGTAGAACCTGTAGACGATTTGCCCTTACAGCGCAAGCGAATAGCGATCGAACGGCTGCTGTCGCACCTGCCAGATTTAGATTCTCAATTAGAACAAATTGCCCAAACGCGATCGCAATCTCTCTTACAATCCCATCGACGAGTAAGAGCAATGACGCAAGAAGGACAAGTTCGCGTCAAGCCTCAATTACCGATGGACATTCTCGGCGTTTACCTGTTTCAACCTTTATAA
- a CDS encoding HEAT repeat domain-containing protein: protein MVTFFCPNCFIKLPATAVVCPNCGINIESWQQQHSYLDKLIQSLKHPISEARMGCIITLGNLRNPKAAIPLAECALTYSIDVWQAMEIIRSLRKLPDSPEKETAFKMLLEHPSSVIRQEAATSLMK, encoded by the coding sequence ATGGTTACTTTCTTCTGTCCTAATTGTTTCATCAAGCTTCCTGCAACAGCAGTAGTTTGTCCCAATTGCGGAATTAATATTGAGTCCTGGCAGCAGCAACACAGTTATTTAGACAAACTCATTCAGAGTCTAAAACATCCCATTTCCGAAGCCCGGATGGGATGTATTATTACTTTGGGAAATCTACGAAATCCCAAGGCAGCGATTCCGTTAGCTGAATGTGCGCTGACATACTCAATTGATGTCTGGCAAGCAATGGAAATTATTCGGAGCTTGAGAAAACTACCAGATAGTCCTGAAAAGGAGACTGCTTTCAAGATGCTGCTGGAACATCCTAGCAGTGTCATTAGACAAGAAGCTGCCACCAGTCTTATGAAGTGA
- a CDS encoding F0F1 ATP synthase subunit gamma, producing the protein MCGQFNEQIARYSVECLNRLAPQPAERTVLVVGTRIVAPLEARGVAIAASFPMPSSLAGITPMVQELLLYLEAWRSQEQIGRIVLLYNQPRSNTACEPHLHHLFPLDRAWLDHLQQERWHSRTLPTFTMDWTQLLAALIRQYFLGASTFGRNTQSDSK; encoded by the coding sequence ATGTGCGGTCAGTTCAACGAACAAATTGCCCGCTACAGCGTCGAGTGCCTCAACCGTCTCGCTCCCCAGCCAGCCGAGCGAACTGTCTTAGTCGTCGGCACTCGGATCGTTGCGCCTCTGGAAGCGCGGGGAGTGGCGATTGCTGCTAGCTTTCCCATGCCCAGTTCTCTGGCAGGCATTACCCCAATGGTTCAAGAACTGTTACTATACCTCGAAGCCTGGCGCTCCCAAGAGCAAATCGGTCGTATTGTCCTCCTCTACAACCAGCCTCGCTCTAACACCGCTTGCGAACCTCACCTCCATCATTTATTCCCCCTCGATCGCGCCTGGTTGGATCATTTGCAGCAGGAGCGATGGCACTCCCGTACCTTACCCACCTTTACGATGGACTGGACTCAGTTATTGGCTGCGCTAATCCGCCAATATTTTTTGGGAGCATCCACTTTTGGAAGAAACACCCAATCAGACAGCAAGTAA
- a CDS encoding ISKra4-like element ISPle1 family transposase (programmed frameshift) translates to MNQEKQERIKACLQELSTLLYEEADKSKLTDLEGIEKTVRSQVLELVSPEIALFFYRTKTGTKVGKTRKIKSLVGELKLKAKQLIRLGLKPRTRLSPLLQKCCLRLSANESYQKAEIEIEALTGVKVGHSTQQQLVLSQDFQLPLAKQSVSEVSVDGGKVRLRGKPKAGCHWRDYKTVRLQGIYYGAFFDDNQSLIDYVNSQQLLDPLVCLGDGHDGVWNLVREFGQDQFSRCEILDWYHLKENLYKVGGSLKRLKAAETLLWQGQVEAAKTLFNHCRGKQAKNFIAYLEKHLPRIVNYSYYQAEQLCSIGSGAVESAIKQIGLRIKISGAQWNVESVNHILSVRCAYLNGLLAV, encoded by the exons ATGAACCAAGAGAAACAAGAACGGATCAAAGCCTGCTTACAAGAATTGTCAACACTGCTGTATGAAGAAGCAGACAAAAGTAAGCTGACAGACCTTGAAGGCATAGAAAAAACAGTTCGCAGTCAAGTATTAGAACTAGTCAGCCCAGAAATAGCCCT CTTTTTTTATCGAACAAAAACTGGAACAAAAGTAGGTAAAACTAGGAAAATAAAAAGCCTAGTAGGGGAACTGAAATTAAAAGCCAAACAGCTTATTAGACTAGGTTTAAAGCCAAGAACTCGCCTAAGTCCATTACTTCAAAAGTGCTGTTTGAGGTTATCAGCTAACGAATCATACCAAAAAGCAGAAATCGAGATTGAGGCATTGACAGGAGTAAAAGTTGGTCATTCAACACAACAACAACTAGTGCTGTCACAAGATTTTCAACTACCACTTGCTAAACAATCAGTTTCAGAAGTCAGCGTAGATGGAGGAAAAGTCCGACTCAGGGGTAAACCGAAAGCAGGCTGCCACTGGCGAGACTATAAAACCGTTCGTCTGCAAGGGATTTACTATGGTGCATTTTTTGATGACAACCAATCATTAATTGATTATGTCAATAGCCAACAGTTGTTAGACCCTCTTGTTTGCTTGGGAGATGGACATGATGGTGTCTGGAATCTGGTGAGAGAATTTGGACAAGACCAGTTTTCTCGCTGTGAAATTTTGGATTGGTATCACCTGAAGGAAAATCTTTATAAAGTTGGTGGTTCTTTAAAGCGACTCAAAGCTGCGGAAACTCTGTTGTGGCAAGGTCAGGTAGAAGCGGCCAAGACCCTATTTAATCATTGCCGAGGTAAACAAGCTAAAAATTTCATCGCTTATCTGGAAAAACATCTCCCTCGCATTGTCAATTACAGCTATTATCAGGCTGAACAATTATGTTCTATCGGTTCAGGGGCAGTTGAATCTGCAATTAAACAAATTGGTTTAAGGATCAAAATTTCTGGCGCACAGTGGAATGTTGAAAGTGTCAATCACATCCTCTCTGTTCGTTGTGCTTATCTTAATGGTTTACTTGCTGTCTGA
- a CDS encoding F0F1 ATP synthase subunit gamma, which translates to MVNLPKLDAPYFFVCLYRAFAESLKSENASRLASMQVAEQNIEERLARLNAQFQHERQTQLLKRSWKLSQGLKRSRNLNDTNH; encoded by the coding sequence ATGGTAAATCTTCCAAAACTGGATGCTCCCTATTTTTTCGTCTGCTTGTATCGCGCTTTCGCCGAATCGCTCAAGAGTGAAAACGCTAGCCGTCTCGCCTCGATGCAGGTAGCCGAGCAAAACATCGAAGAGCGACTGGCACGATTGAACGCTCAATTTCAGCACGAGCGTCAGACGCAATTACTCAAGAGATCCTGGAAATTGTCGCAGGGGCTGAAGCGATCGCGCAATCTTAATGATACTAATCATTAA
- the ltaE gene encoding low-specificity L-threonine aldolase, with amino-acid sequence MIIDLRSDTITKPTPAMREAMAKAEVGDDVFGDDPTVNALEAYVAELLGKEEAVYMPSGTMTNQVALRVHTEPGDEVILESEAHIYYYEGGAPAALSGVMCRLIKGNKGIFSATDVERVLRPDNYHFPKTKLVCLENTHNRGGGRIFPLSEIEAIAHICQERNLKLHLDGARLWNACAATSISEADYAKPFDTVSVCFSKGLGAPVGSALVGSKELIKRARRFRKMFGGGMRQAGIIAAGALYGLKHHRERLLEDHVNAKILAKGLQQIDGIAIDPEDVQTNIVIFQTKAIPAETLAQNLQEKGVALLAIGSHSLRAVTNLMVTQEQIQAVPELVEAAMRS; translated from the coding sequence ATGATAATCGACCTTAGAAGCGACACGATTACCAAACCCACCCCCGCCATGCGCGAAGCAATGGCGAAGGCAGAGGTTGGGGATGATGTCTTTGGCGACGACCCAACAGTTAATGCCCTAGAAGCCTATGTCGCCGAACTCTTGGGCAAAGAAGAAGCGGTTTATATGCCCTCTGGCACCATGACCAATCAAGTCGCCTTGCGAGTTCATACCGAACCGGGAGATGAGGTTATTCTGGAGTCTGAAGCCCATATTTACTACTATGAAGGTGGTGCGCCAGCCGCATTGTCGGGGGTAATGTGTCGGTTAATTAAGGGCAATAAAGGGATCTTTTCGGCAACTGATGTAGAAAGGGTGTTGCGTCCCGATAACTATCACTTTCCCAAGACCAAGTTGGTGTGCCTGGAAAATACGCACAATCGCGGGGGAGGGCGGATTTTTCCCTTATCCGAGATTGAAGCGATCGCTCACATTTGTCAAGAGCGCAATCTCAAGCTGCACCTCGACGGAGCGCGCTTGTGGAATGCCTGCGCGGCAACAAGTATCTCAGAAGCCGATTATGCCAAGCCATTCGATACCGTCAGCGTCTGTTTCTCAAAAGGATTGGGAGCACCCGTAGGTTCGGCATTGGTAGGTTCTAAAGAGTTAATAAAACGAGCGCGGCGGTTTCGCAAGATGTTTGGCGGCGGAATGAGGCAGGCAGGGATTATTGCGGCGGGGGCATTGTACGGGCTAAAACACCATCGAGAACGATTGCTAGAAGACCATGTTAACGCCAAGATTTTGGCGAAGGGATTGCAACAAATTGATGGAATTGCGATCGATCCCGAAGATGTGCAAACCAATATTGTTATTTTTCAAACTAAAGCGATTCCAGCAGAAACCTTAGCGCAGAACCTTCAAGAGAAGGGAGTCGCGCTTTTAGCCATTGGTTCGCACTCGCTGCGAGCAGTTACGAACTTGATGGTGACTCAGGAGCAAATTCAAGCCGTTCCCGAATTGGTTGAAGCAGCCATGCGCTCCTAA
- the larE gene encoding ATP-dependent sacrificial sulfur transferase LarE — translation MLERKLARLKAIFAEMERALIAYSGGIDSSLVAKIAYDVLGDRALAITAVSPSLLPEELDDAQIQADEIGIRHELVETHEMENPNYTANPVNRCYFCKSELHDTLKPLALERGYPYVVDGVNADDLKDYRPGIQAAKERGVRSPLAEAGIAKAEVRQLSKQLGLSWWDKPAQPCLSSRFPYGEEITIAKLQRVGRAEVYLRKLGWKNLRVRSEGDTARIELLPEQIKEFVLTTDLPQLVSTFQSYGFVYVTLDLEGYRSGKLNQVLNPSVLQSATHQVVSG, via the coding sequence ATGCTCGAACGAAAGCTAGCACGACTCAAAGCTATTTTTGCCGAAATGGAGCGGGCGTTAATCGCATATTCTGGGGGTATCGATAGCAGCTTGGTTGCTAAAATTGCCTATGATGTCTTGGGCGATCGCGCTCTAGCCATAACCGCAGTTTCTCCCTCGCTGCTGCCAGAAGAACTAGATGACGCGCAAATCCAGGCGGATGAAATTGGCATTCGCCACGAGTTGGTAGAAACCCACGAAATGGAAAATCCCAACTACACTGCCAACCCCGTCAACCGTTGCTACTTTTGTAAAAGCGAACTCCACGACACCCTAAAACCGCTTGCCCTAGAGCGAGGCTATCCCTACGTCGTCGATGGAGTCAATGCAGACGACCTCAAAGACTATCGACCGGGAATTCAAGCAGCAAAAGAAAGAGGCGTGCGATCGCCCCTAGCAGAAGCAGGAATCGCTAAAGCAGAAGTTCGTCAACTGTCTAAGCAATTGGGACTGTCTTGGTGGGACAAACCCGCCCAACCCTGTTTGAGTTCTCGCTTTCCCTATGGCGAAGAAATCACCATTGCCAAACTGCAACGAGTCGGTCGAGCAGAAGTTTATTTGCGCAAGTTAGGCTGGAAGAATCTGCGCGTTCGTTCCGAAGGCGATACCGCCCGAATAGAATTACTGCCAGAGCAAATCAAAGAGTTTGTTCTCACTACCGACTTACCTCAACTGGTATCGACTTTTCAAAGCTATGGATTTGTCTACGTTACCCTAGACTTGGAAGGCTATCGCAGTGGCAAGCTCAATCAAGTTCTTAATCCCTCTGTTCTTCAGTCGGCTACCCATCAAGTAGTTAGTGGTTAG